The Monodelphis domestica isolate mMonDom1 chromosome 7, mMonDom1.pri, whole genome shotgun sequence genome window below encodes:
- the GLIPR2 gene encoding Golgi-associated plant pathogenesis-related protein 1 isoform X4, with protein sequence MGSSESKMFAKSVLKSHNDYRQKHGCPPIKICQKLNHEAQQYADALATTKVLKHSSESSRGNCGENLSWASYDQPGHEVADRWYSEIRNYDYKSPGFTPESGHFTAMIWKGTKKMGVGKASANDGSSYVVARYFPAGNVVNPGLFEENVPRPKT encoded by the exons ATGGGAAGTTCAG AATCAAAGATGTTTGCTAAAAGTGTCTTAAAATCTCACAATGACTACCGACAGAAACATGGCTGCCCTCCGATAAAAATCTGCCAGAAATTGAACCACGAAGCACAACA GTATGCAGATGCACTGGCTACCACAAAAGTTCTCAAACATAGCTCAGAATCCAGTAGGGGAAATTGTGGAGAAAATCTATCATGGGCTTCCTATGATCAACCAG GACACGAGGTTGCTGACAGGTGGTATAGTGAAATAAGAAATTATGACTATAAGAGTCCAGGATTCACCCCAGAATCAG GACATTTTACAGCAATGATATGGAAGGGTACAAAGAAGATGGGTGTTGGAAAGGCCTCTGCAAATGATGGTTCTTCCTATGTGGTTgccagatactttccagctggaAATGTTGTCAATCCTGGTCTCTTTGAAGAAAATGTCCCTCGTCCAAAGACATGA